From Triticum urartu cultivar G1812 chromosome 2, Tu2.1, whole genome shotgun sequence, a single genomic window includes:
- the LOC125539598 gene encoding clathrin interactor EPSIN 1-like yields the protein MDFMKAFDQTVREIKREVNLKVLKVPELEQKVLDATSDEPWGPHGSALSELAQATKKYSECQMVMGVLWARLGERDANWRHVYKALTIIEYLIANGSERAVDDILDHYSKISVLSSFEFVEPNGKDSGINVRKKVETLVGIINDKERIKAVREKAASNRDKYVGLSSTGSYRSSSASGGSNYSSGERYGSFGGTREADSFSNSYRDKEPVKTSSSSTGRRKSGSKIRKDADHDRSSSKSPSNTKGNEDEFDDFDPRGSSSNGAANTKTAEADLLGPNLMDDFLGEPAATPATESAAEPQVDLFADADFQSAIPGAETAAHQDVQETVDLFSGNATFASAFPPQTGFIPPPTSGTSSNANTSVSKNTVPEPFDPFGDIPLSSFGGSDPFGDFSTSSAPPPPVHSSTGNISTSSQNLEAASDFGAFESNTVDTAKDPFDFSSTGNFGKADVAPLAAPKTGASDFGAFVANTEEAAKDPFDLSSSINGRADQTPLAAPKPNTKKENFQVKSGIWADSLSRGLIDLNITGPKKVNLADVGVVGGLSDGFDDKAQSSWTGGSSQPSWNMGAGGSGQPSWNMGAGGSGLGMSGIPPSTQGGGIESLANYNKYQFGGFK from the exons ATGGATTTCATGAAGGCCTTCGATCAGACCGTGCGGGAGAT CAAGAGGGAGGTCAATCTCAAGGTGCTCAAGGTCCCCGAGCTCGAACAGAAG GTCCTTGACGCGACAAGTGATGAGCCTTGGGGTCCACATGGGTCTGCTCTTTCAGAGCTAGCTCAGGCCACCAAGAAATA CTCTGAGTGTCAGATGGTGATGGGTGTCCTCTGGGCCAGGCTGGGTGAGCGAGATGCAAACTGGCGTCATGTGTATAAG GCACTGACGATTATTGAGTACTTGATAGCGAATGGTTCTGAGCGGGCAGTTGATGACATTCTCGATCATTATTCAAAAATCTCG GTTCTTTCGAGTTTTGAGTTTGTGGAACCTAATGGAAAAGACTCTGGAATAAATGTGAGGAAGAAAGTGGAAACCCTGGTGGGAATCATCAATGATAAGGAGAGAATAAAGGCTGTGAGAGAGAAAGCGGCCAGTAACCGTGACAA GTACGTTGGGTTATCATCAACCGGGTCATACAGATCAAGCTCAGCCTCTGGAGGTAGCAACTACAGTTCAGGTGAACGCTATGGCAGTTTTGGTGGCACAAGGGAGGCTGATTCGTTCAGTAACAGTTACAGGGACAAAGAACCTGTTAAAACCTCTTCAAGTAGTACTGGCAGGCGCAAATCTGGCAGCAAGATAAGAAAGGACGCGGATCATGATAGAAG CTCCTCGAAGTCCCCATCTAACACCAAAGGCAATGAGGATGAATTCGATGACTTTGATCCTCGTGGATCTTCCTCAAACG GTGCAGCTAATACAAAGACTGCTGAGGCGGATCTTCTTGGCCCAAATTTGATGGATGATTTCCTTGGCGAGCCCGCAGCCACTCCAGCAACAGAAAGTGCTGCAGAACCTCAGGTTGATCTGTTTGCTGATGCAGATTTCCAATCGGCAATCCCAGGTGCCGAAACAGCTGCGCATCAGGATGTCCAG GAAACTGTTGACCTTTTTTCGGGAAATGCAACCTTTGCTTCAGCATTTCCACCACAGACTGGGTTTATCCCACCACCAACTTCTGGGACATCTTCTAATGCTAATACTTCCGTGTCCAAGAACACAGTACCTGAACCATTTGATCCTTTCGGTGATATTCCTTTAAGCAGTTTTGGGGGATCTGACCCATTTGGTGACTTCAGCACCTCTAGTGCACCACCACCACCTGTACACAGCTCCACTGGAAATATCAGCACGTCAAGTCAGAACCTTGAGGCAGCATCGGACTTTGGTGCCTTTGAATCAAACACCGTGGATACAGCTAAAGACCCCTTCGACTTTTCTTCCACTGGCAATTTTGGCAAAGCAGATGTAGCACCTTTGGCTGCTCCCAAAACTGGTGCCTCTGATTTTGGTGCCTTCGTTGCAAACACTGAAGAAGCAGCTAAAGACCCCTTTGATCTTTCTTCAAGTATTAATGGAAGGGCAGACCAAACACCTTTGGCAGCTCCCAAGCCCAACACCAAGAAAGAAAATTTTCAGGTCAAATCTGGCATATGGGCTGACTCTTTGAGCCGTGGATTGATTGATCTGAACATAACTGGAC CAAAGAAGGTGAACTTAGCCGATGTTGGGGTTGTTGGCGGCCTTAGTGATGGGTTCGACGACAAGGCTCAATCCTCATGGACCGGAGGATCTAGCCAACCCTCATGGAACATGGGTGCCGGAGGATCTGGCCAACCCTCATGGAACATGGGTGCAGGGGGATCTGGCCTAGGAATGTCTGGAATTCCTCCGTCTACGCAAGGCGGTGGCATCGAGAGCTTGGCAAACTACAACAAGTATCAGTTTGGTGGCTTCAAATGA
- the LOC125539599 gene encoding cell division cycle 20.2, cofactor of APC complex-like produces the protein MDAGSDMMSPEKSGRRGARPPLREAGSISMPSMPPLQEPGSRPRPYMPSLCSTPRNPAVKCYGDRFIPDRSAMDMDMAHYLLTEPRKDRKNGATPSPAKEAYRKLLAEKLLNNRTRILAFRNKPPEPDNSILTELRADVASVQARPAKKRRYIPQSADRTLDAPDLVDDYYLNLLDWGSANVLSIALGNTVYLWDAASGSTSELVTVDEDDGPVTSVSWAPDGQNIAIGLNSSAVQIWDSSSNRLLRTLQGVHESRVGSLAWNKSILTAGGMDGKIVNNDVRIRDHAVQTYRGHSQEVCGLKWSGSGRQLASGGNDNLLHIWDVSMASSAQSAGRTQWLHRMEDHSAAVKALAWCPFQSNLLASGGGANDRCIKFWNTHTGACLNSVDTGSQVCALLWNKNDRELLSSHGFTQNQLTLWKYPSMAKMAELNGHTSRVLFMAQSPDGCTVASAAADETLRFWNVFSEAPKSAVKEKTSQSRMFNSYNHLR, from the exons ATGGACGCAGGTTCCGACATGATGTCGCCGGAGAAGAGCGGCAGGCGGGGCGCGCGGCCGCCGCTCCGGGAGGCCGGCTCGATCTCGATGCCCTCCATGCCGCCGCTCCAGGAGCCCGGCTCCAGGCCCAGGCCCTACATGCCGTCCCTCTGCTCCACGCCCCGCAACCCTGCCGTCAAGTGCTAT GGCGACAGGTTCATCCCCGACAGGTCGGCGATGGACATGGACATGGCGCACTACCTGCTGACGGAGCCGAGGAAGGACAGGAAGAACGGGGCGACGCCGTCGCCGGCCAAGGAGGCGTACCGGAAGCTGCTGGCCGAGAAGCTGCTCAACAACCGCACCAGGATCCTCGCCTTCCGCAACAAGCCGCCGGAGCCTGACAACAGCATCCTCACGGAGCTCCGTGCCGACGTGGCCTCCGTCCAGGCCAGACCGGCGAAGAAGCGTCGATACATCCCTCAG TCCGCAGATAGGACTCTGGATGCGCCAGACCTCGTTGACGATTACTACCTCAACCTGCTGGACTGGGGAAGCGCCAATGTGCTGTCCATTGCACTGGGCAACACGGTGTACCTCTGGGACGCCGCAAGTGGGTCTACGTCCGAGCTTGTTACCGTTGATGAGGATGATGGCCCTGTCACTAGTGTTAGCTGGGCTCCTGATGGCCAGAACATTGCTATTGGCCTCAACTCCTCTGCTGTCCAGATCTGGGATTCCAGCTCAAACCGACTG CTGAGGACACTGCAAGGTGTGCATGAGTCGAGAGTCGGATCACTGGCATGGAACAAGAGCATCCTGACCGCTGGTGGTATGGACGGCAAGATCGTGAACAATGATGTGAGGATTAGGGACCATGCTGTGCAGACATACCGCGGGCACTCGCAGGAGGTGTGTGGACTCAAGTGGTCTGGATCAGGGCGGCAGCTAGCCAGCGGTGGAAACGACAACCTCCTCCACATATGGGATGTGTCCATGGCATCCTCTGCACAATCTGCAGGCCGCACCCAATGGCTGCACAGGATGGAAGACCACTCGGCTGCGGTGAAGGCGCTCGCATGGTGCCCATTCCAGAGCAACCTGCTGGCGTCGGGTGGCGGCGCAAATGACCGATGCATCAAGTTCTGGAACACACACACTGGCGCATGCCTCAACTCAGTCGACACCGGGTCACAAGTCTGCGCACTGCTATGGAACAAGAATGACAGAGAGCTGCTGAGCTCGCATGGATTCACTCAGAACCAGCTAACGTTGTGGAAGTACCCGtcgatggccaagatggccgagCTCAATGGCCATACTTCCCGTGTCCTCTTCATGGCTCAG AGCCCTGATGGTTGCACGGTGGCATCTGCTGCAGCAGACGAGACCCTGCGCTTCTGGAACGTGTTTTCCGAGGCTCCGAAGTCTGCGGTGAAAGAGAAGACTTCACAGAGCAGAATGTTCAACAGCTACAATCACCTACGCTAA
- the LOC125533985 gene encoding P-loop guanosine triphosphatase YjiA-like, which yields MAAAAAAARLLLPRATRAAASSSSLLQRPLHSFSRCFRSLLPRPPPAVFPRHLSDAAFDAQALDNRVPATVITGFLGSGKTTLLNHILTSQHGKRIAVIENEFGEVDIDSSLVANHSSVAEDIVMVNNGCLCCTVRGDLVKMLLKLVKQKGDKFDHIVIETTGLAKPGPVIETFCSDELVSKYVKLDGVVTLVDCKHAMKHLNEVKARWVVNEAVEQVAYADRIILNKTDLVDDAELEVLTNKIKLINGMAQMRNAKFGDVDMDFVLGIGGYDLDRIEAAVQLNENKETAHCHLGHEHGHHHDHVHDAAVTSVSIVSEGLLDLDEVNDWLERLVDEKGEDLYRLKGVISVNESTGRFVFQGVHSMLEGCPAKPWEDDEKRISKLVFIGRNLDEAALRKAFKGCLL from the exons ATGGCGGCTGCGGCTGCGGCTGCACGGCTGCTGCTCCCCAGGGCGACCAGGGccgcggcctcctcctcctctcttctcCAGCGCCCTCTCCATTCCTTCTCCAGGTGCTTCAGAAGCCTCCTCCCgcggccgccgcccgccgtctTCCCGCGGCACCTCTCCGACGCTGCCTTCGACGCGCAGGCGCTGGACAACCGCGTCCCCGCTACCGTCATCACCGGCTTCCTCGGCTCCGGCAAG ACAACCCTCCTGAATCACATTCTAACATCACAGCATGGGAAGAGGATTGCTGTCATTGAGAATGAG TTTGGTGAGGTGGATATCGATAGCTCACTTGTAGCTAACCATTCATCCGTCGCTGAAGACATTGTGATGGTGAATAATGGCTGCTTGTGCTGCACTGTCCGAGGGGATCTTGTAAAGATGCTTCTCAAGTTGGTGAAGCAAAAGGGCGACAAGTTTGATCATATCGTCATTGAGACAACGG GTCTTGCAAAGCCTGGTCCTGTTATTGAGACATTTTGTTCTGATGAATTGGTCTCGAAATATGTGAAACTTGATGGTGTGGTTACTTTGGTTGATTGTAAGCATGCGATGAAACACTTGAATGAAGTGAAAGCAAGGTGGGTTGTGAATGAGGCAGTAGAACAAGTTGCTTACGCAGACCGGATTATACTGAACAAG ACTGATTTGGTTGATGATGCAGAACTGGAGGTTTTAACCAACAAGATCAAG CTCATAAATGGGATGGCACAAATGAGAAATGCAAAGTTTGGTGATGTCGACATGGATTTTGTGCTAGGAATTGGGGGTTATGACCTTGATAG GATTGAGGCTGCAGTCCAATTGAATGAAAACAAAGAGACAGCTCATTGCCACTTGGGACATGAGCATG GACACCATCATGACCATGTCCATGATGCAGCTGTTACTAGTGTAAGTATTGTTTCGGAGGGACTACTTGATCTGGATGAG GTTAACGATTGGCTGGAGAGACTGGTTGATGAGAAAGGCGAAGACCTGTACAGATTAAAGGGTGTTATATCCGTCAACGAGTCAACTGGACGCTTCGTGTTTCAG GGCGTGCACTCTATGTTGGAAGGTTGCCCAGCGAAGCCGTGGGAGGATGATGAGAAGAGGATCAGCAAGCTCGTGTTTATCGGCAGGAATCTGGACGAAGCGGCGCTAAGGAAGGCCTTCAAAGGTTGCCTGTTGTGA